Proteins found in one Fusarium keratoplasticum isolate Fu6.1 chromosome 12, whole genome shotgun sequence genomic segment:
- a CDS encoding MFS domain-containing protein has product MATRSCETIELAPIESRARFPPLRHDVPAEERPSFGSSRRTLAQNGIFESGQSQNVVEVTQKWNDPKINVFRVAACSWGFLVMGANDVVYGALIPYIEEDYGVDYVVLSIVFLSRFAGYIASATLNDYFHQKLGLRGIPMLCAGCHIASHLTIVFHPPYMVTVMAFIVAGFGHGLFDSALNGWISTLANSTRILSFTGAFYAFGAMLSPLIATIMITKAHMPWYSFFYVMLGMSIIELASLTWSFWNATDHGHRGTPNETEAERENTLTAALFRMPAARVSWLCAFLMFCYVGIENALGGWIVLFMATARGGEAFESGLTATWFWLGLALGRIVLGFATPRLGVKIALTVYITTALGLGLVFVLVPRFLVSAIVVALQGFFLGPLYPGVVIVASKLLPEHLKVRVIGFATAMGGCGAALLPFSVGVLAQLASVQVLQPTVMVITGIMLASWLCLPKIDKRQD; this is encoded by the exons ATGGCGACACGCTCGTGTGAGACAATTGAGCTGGCTCCCATCGAGTCTCGGGCGCGTTTTCCGCCTCTGAGGCATGATGTTCCAGCGGAGGAACGCCCCAGCTTTGGTAGTTCACGACGCACGTTGGCCCAGAATGGCATCTTTGAGTCCGGCCAATCGCAGAATGTCGTCGAAGTGACGCAGAAATGGAACGACCCCAAAATCAACGTCTTCCGAGTCGCAGCGTGCTCTTGGGGCTTCTTGGTTATGGGAGCGAATGATGTTGTATACGGA GCACTCATCCCTTAT ATTGAAGAAGACTATGGTGTCGACTATGTTGTCTTgtccatcgtcttcctctcccGATTCGCGGGCTACATCGCCTCAGCAACCCTCAACGACTACTTTCACCAGAAGCTAGGTCTGCGTGGCATCCCCATGCTATGCGCCGGCTGTCATATCGCCTCTCATCTCACCATAGTGTTTCATCCGCCATACATGGTGACGGTCATGGCATTTATCGTCGCGGGCTTCGGCCATGGTCTGTTCGACTCGGCActcaatggatggatcagcACTCTGGCCAACTCTACGAGAATTCTCAGTTTTACGGGCGCATTTTATGCTTTCGGAGCTATGCTGAGTCCTCTTATTGCGACGATAATGATAACCAAGGCGCATATGCCTTGGTATTCCTTCTTCTACGTCATG CTCGGCATGTCCATCATAGAGCTCGCCAGCCTCACATGGTCATTCTGGAATGCCACTGACCATGGCCACCGGGGCACGCCCAACGAGACCGAAGCAGAGCGCGAGAATACGCTGACCGCCGCCCTTTTCCGGATGCCAGCTGCTCGAGTATCGTGGCTTTGCGCCTTCTTGATGTTTTGCTACGTGGGCATCGAGAATGCCTTGGGTGGCTGGATCGTGCTGTTTATGGCAACGGCACGAGGAGGCGAGGCGTTTGAGAGCGGTCTGACAGCCACATGGTTTTGGCTTGGACTAGCCCTTGGGCGAATCGTGCTGGGTTTTGCGACTCCGCGGCTAGGCGTCAAGATTGCGCTGACG GTGTACATTACGACTGCTCTTGGCTTGGGGCTGGTGTTTGTGCTCGTCCCTCGCTTCCTTGTTTccgccatcgtcgtcgctctcCAAGGCTTTTTCCTTGGGCCTCTCTATCCGGGAGTGGTCATTGTGGCTAGCAAACTCCTCCCAGAACACCTCAAGGTTAGAGTGATTGGGTTTGCTACTGCAATGGGAGGATGTGGCGCGGCGCTTCTACCTTTCTCTGTCGGTGTGTTGGCTCAGTTGGCCAGCGTGCAAGTACTGCAACCCACGGTCATGGTTATAACGGGTATCATGTTGGCTTCCTGGTTGTGTTTGCCCAAGATTGACAAGAGGCAAGATTAG